A DNA window from Linepithema humile isolate Giens D197 chromosome 6, Lhum_UNIL_v1.0, whole genome shotgun sequence contains the following coding sequences:
- the LOC105673091 gene encoding N-acetylglucosamine-6-phosphate deacetylase produces MYTPTLYEKKEKRKTFMLQQKKGALKQFCNCKILRDGRIRTEDLWVRDGKIVNPEKIFYDEKVKPDVMIDCGTALISPGFIDLQINGGFGIDFSYNVDNVKEGIDKVAKNLLKYGVTSFCPTLVTSPREVYHKVLPEIKKRNGGSHGAGILGVHVEGPFISPSKKGAHPEHCIRKFDQGFKSVVDMYGDLDNVCMLTLAPEIPNATSVVEDLCRKNIIVSLGHSVANLSEGEKAVKHGASFITHLFNAMLPFHHRDPGLVGLLTSDQIPPGKMVHFGIIADGIHTHPAALRIAHRTHPQGLVLVTDAISALGLEEGIHQLGQFEIEIRKESAYIAGTDTLCGSTTEMPKCVRHFKEATGCTVVEALEAATLHPARALGIDANKGVLNFGADADFILLDKKLELLSTWILGECVYEKNIGSIKELKVQAQINYYIK; encoded by the exons atgtatactCCCACTCTATACgagaaaaaggagaagagaAAAACATT CATGTTGCAGCAGAAAAAAGGAGCTCTTAAGCAATTCTGCAACTGTAAAATCCTGCGCGACGGCAGGATCCGAACAGAAGATCTATGGGTGCGTGATGGAAAAATTGTGAACCCGGAGAAAATTTTCTACGATGAGAAAGTCAAGCCAGATGTTATGATAGATTGTGGCACCGCCTTGATCTCGCCAGGATTTATTGATCTGCAAATTAATg GAGGATTTGGCATAGATTTTTCTTATAACGTTGACAATGTAAAGGAAGGCATTGACAAAGTAGCAAAGAATCTGCTGAAATATGGAGTCACATCCTTTTGTCCTACATTGGTGACATCTCCCAGGGAAGTATATCATAAAGTACTGCCAGAAATAAAGAAGAGAAATGGAGGTAGCCACGGTGCTGGTATACTGGGTGTTCATGTAGAAGGACCGTTCATCAGCCCAAGCAAAAAAGGCGCTCATCCGGAACAttgtattagaaaatttgaCCAG GGATTTAAATCGGTTGTAGATATGTATGGAGATCTAGACAATGTGTGCATGCTTACATTAGCACCTGAAATTCCAAATGCTACATCTGTCGTTGAAGACTtgtgtagaaaaaatataatagtatctCTTG GACATTCCGTAGCAAACTTAAGCGAAGGAGAAAAAGCAGTTAAACATGGAGCGTCATTTATCACTCATCTTTTCAATGCTATGTTGCCt TTCCATCATAGAGATCCAGGATTAGTTGGCCTCCTAACATCCGACCAAATCCCTCCTGGAAAAATGGTTCATTTCGGAATAATCGCAGACGGGATCCACACTCATCCGGCAGCATTGCGAATCGCTCATAGAACGCATCCTCAAG GTCTCGTGCTTGTAACTGACGCGATATCAGCACTGGGTTTGGAGGAAGGAATCCATCAACTGGGCCAGTTCGAAATAGAGATACGTAAAGAGTCTGCTTACATCGCTGGAACAGATACTCTCTGCGGTAGCACGACCGAAATGCCGAAATGTGTGAGACATTTTAAAGAAGCTACAg GTTGCACGGTAGTCGAGGCTCTAGAAGCAGCAACTTTGCATCCTGCGAGAGCCCTCGGTATTGATGCGAACAAAGGTGTGCTTAATTTTGGGGCCGATgccgattttatattacttgatAAGAAGTTGGAACTGCTGTCAACGTGGATTTTAGGAGAATGCGTTTATGAAAAGAATATCGGCagtataaaagaattaaaggTACAAGCACAGatcaattattacattaaataa